CTCCCACTGTTTTATTGCagcagcaaaaattgttttaaagaagGACATTTAGAGCAAAACTGTAACTAATGTGCTAAGATGCAGGAATAAGCTGGTTATTTAGTTTCATGGCAGCAggttatgtttttttaagagaCGTGACCATGACCTGCTGCAGAACTCTACTATCTgatttgacctttgacctagaGGGTCACTGCAGTCAGTGAGGAAATCTACCAACAGCCAAACACAAGACTGCTTTTTCCTCAAACAGATAAGACATGAGTTAAGAGATGCATCTTTAATATGAGAGGCTGGATTTCCGGTGACTTCACAGAAAGTGCCTGTCAGCAAAAAATGCAATGTCCTTTCTGTTAGAAAAACAACTATAGTCTTCTAAATAAATGTGATGACATCAGAGgaattctattttttattaGAAACTTTATCCACTAGAACTTGAAAAAAGGTGATTACTATTATAGCTTTATTGCACTAAACTGCCTGGACTGTTATTTCTCTTTGGCAAATGTGCTATACTGTATGCAGGGCCAGTGACATCCATGAGTATGCATTATATATAAAAGATATTCTTAtgtaaatctaaaaataaatgtcatgTAGTTTAATTTTCCAATTATTTCAAGTATTTTAAGAACTTGTTAGGAGATTATACATGATTGTTTTAAGCTTCTTGGAGATAGAAtttattttgaggaaaaaaggcaCCCTGCCTTGCCTCTTTGTAAATGCTTTGCAAAGAAAATATCTGTTGTACATGATAAATATAGACTTTAGGTTTGACCTATATATACATGAGGCAGTGCAGATCAGAGTTGAGGTTCAGCTGCAACAATCTGTTGATATACAAAAcaagatttttcaaaaatagtttaaatcagatttgatttttccagcatgaaagactaaaatgtgCTGTTTCTGGTTACTCAAAAGAACATTTGATGTATTATTTATCATATAGGCTATATTATCAGCAAAAATATATACTATCCATCTCTGAGTCTTCCATTGCAAGTCTTCTTGAGGGAAATTACTTtcttttagggatgcacgatattggatttttcttCAGATATCAGATGtgcaaatatttccaaactAATTTTGTAGATACAGTTTCAAGGTTCTGCTTAAATCTTCATGGGCTAAATGTTCTCCTTATATGGTGAAGCAAGGGCCGGGCAATGCTTTTAGAATATTCAGTCATTATTTCTATCTTAatgtaaaactacattttttccattatttattaCTCAcgcctgtttttaatgtgctACCACCTGGTGGAAGCTGCAGAGCATTTGAAAGCTGTTTGCTAACCACCcttaaataacaaaagaagaatAGCAGTAATGTCTAGTTATACAACCGAGGTTGCTAAAAATCTAGCTTCATCCCTCTTAACTTAAAGACAATCCTCTTTATCTGAGCATGTTTATGTTAAGGATTAATTAAATTATTCTTTTAACCTAGAATTGTTGAGTAAAATGGATTGTTGCAGCTTGAGGAGGGTGAGTGCTGCAAGGGGTCAAATATGTTGGTAAAATGTAACCAGGATCACATGCAAAATTGAAGAGTGACTTACCAGATTACTTACAAATATAGTCTATGGTAGAAATGGCAGTCAGAACTGAAAAATTCAAGCACACTGATGTGATGaaaatcctttattaaacaCAGATGTCTATATGCATTTCAACTCACCCAAGTCTTCTTCAGGATCTGATGAAGACTTTCGGTGATTCAAAACGCATAGACATCcctgtttaataaaggatttttatcaCATCAGAGTGCAgtggattttcagttttgactgcCATTTCTATCATGGACTATTTCTGTGAATAATCTGGCAAGTGACTCTTCAGTATTTTGCTGTTTGAAATAGATTGTTTCTTAAGTTAAAATTAGCACAAAGCAATGTTAAATCTGTTAGCCTAATAAAGGCTATTTCCTCCAAGTGCTAGCTAATAAACCCAGAAGTACACCCCAGTCCTCCTTGTAGAATCTCTGAATTTTCTCCTGAGTGTCAGTCATTTTCTTCGATTTGCACATTCATGAATGATATGTATGGCCAATGCATTTGATGTAAATCcatgcatacattttcataACTGCCCATACTGATAATTTACTTTTTAGACTTTTGATTTCCAATGCCAACAATACcctgcatccctacttttttaaagcATCATCTGATGTTTTATATTCTataatttaataaagaaaacattagttgcagccctagttttaagAATACAGAAATCTTTCCCAGTTAGTTTCCCCTTGTAACGACTGTTGTATAGCATTACAGCAGTCCCAACTGTATGCTCTCGTTTGCATAGACCTTTATGTTCATAAGCGCACTAACTCTGCTTCCATCCTTCTTCATAAGTCATCAGTCAACTAGTTCATGTTTCCTAAATAAGATCTACTCTAACTATAAAAGTGCACCAAACCAAAGTGAACACagtaaatacacaaaaataaccTACAGTCACTGTCATCATGACATTATCTACGGTCggatacaaataaagttttcattaattcaaagctaaaaaatttttttttccatttaaggCTGCATACACATTAATTTGCCATGCAAATACACACATTCCACTGCAAGCAGGCGCTGACACACCGAGAGAGAGCTGACATTGAAGAGTGTAAATAAGGTTTTCTGCTTATTCCAGTTTTGCTATGACACATTTATTGAGTTATTCTGGatcgcacacaaacacacacacacacacttccacACTATGTAACTCTGTCAGGCTTTTCAGGCAAAGTGAGAACAAAAGGAAACAGAACGCCTTTGGCTTCCAGAGGCGCCCTAAGCGGCTCCTCCACAAAGTAGGCGTTCTCCTCCTCCACTACAAACTGAAGAGTCTGGCTTTTGTTCACACAGTAGATGCAGTTGCCGATAACGGCACACCTGAAGGGTAAATGACTTCCCAGCCTCTGTGATGCACAATCATGCCACATTTTCACTATGGTGTTGTACTTGAACACGTTGATCCCTTGCTCTTTGTTCACGTCGAAGCGGTAAATGAAGCTTTTCAGTGCCACCATGTCCGAGGACTTCTTCCTGCTGTTGTTGTACGGACACTCCTGCCACTCATCCCTCTTGGTGTCGTACTTCAGGAGACGGTAGAAGAGAGAGCCTCCTGAAACATAAAGTTCTCCACTGCATGTGGTGGCTTCATGAGCCACAGCGAAGGCTCCTTTAGGCAGAGGGGCCACTGtagtccatctatccatgcggggatcatatttttccactgtaaacaaacattccCCTCCGATGGCGTACAAGTAGCCATCCATGGATACAAGCTTTAGCTGGGCACGTGCTTGAATCAGAGGTCTGACCTCAGCCCAGCGGTTTGTTATTGGGTTGTAACAGAAGACCTTGTCTGAAACCTTGCCCTTGTCTCCATAGCCCTTTATCCCCCCTGCCACAAACAGGTAGTTGTACATGGTACAGATCCCACACCCTTTAGTGTTTATGTCCTCAGGCATTGCAGTCAAAGGTCTCCAGTCGTTTGCAGTTTCATTAAAGTAGTAAATCATATGATTCTCTTCTAGAGACCCCACAGACAACGGGCTCTGTGGTCTACTGCCGCATCGGCTCGGCGGTCTGCTCCCAACACGATCAAACACATCGTTGATCTCTGCCGCCATCAGCGTCTTCCTCCCCTCCATCCTCTTCTTCAGGATCAGATCCCGCTCAGATCCGGTCAGACGCCCGTACACAGCTGGGTCTTTTAGGATCTGTAAGAAATTGTCACTCATGAAAGCATAGGCTGTCTCCTTCAGTTCGCTGAGTCGCTGCTTTTTGGCGATGGTGAGGATCTCATAGCAGTTCTCTGCAGTGATCTGTGCAGACATAGAGTCCATGGCAGCCTGGACGGCACATGGGATCTGTAGGATTTTAGCCCCTGTGATAACATCTACTACATTATCCTTGGAAACATTCATTTTGGAAGTGTAAACATAATCTATCAACGTGGATAGAGTCTTGTAACTGACGCCCTTCACTTTGAGGATGTCTCGTGACAGCCGTGCTTTGAAGTAATCACTCTTTTCTGCCAGGACAGACTTGTGAGCATTGATCTTCTGCCCGCCCACTTCAATGACTAAATCAGGCTCCTTTTTAGTCATCTTGTTTTCCTGGTTGCTGTCTCTGCGAACAAAGTTCGATTCTAGGCCTGACCACTCGGTTTCCTTTTTGGCCTGACTGGGCGAGCATATGGTGGAATCTGCACTGTGAGACACTTTAGATCTTGCACCGTTATGGATTTCACTGCTTGTACAATTCTGTTGCACTGCAGAAATGTGATTGGTTCCAGCAGGGTCAGCATAAGAGGAGAGATCTGGAGCTCCCTTGGAATTTGGGATGGTGAAATTCTCAGTTCTCAGGATGCACGAGCCGTTACCCTGATGATGAGCCACGTGGTTATTCTCCATTGGTGTCCCATCCAACAGGTATTCCTTTTCAAACACAGGAGGGGGGCTGAAATCCTTGGTGTCCTTCAGGAATTCTTGAACATAACTAGGACAAGATTTCCCATCCTTGTCAGAAGGCGTGATAAGGTCAGGGTTAACCGCATGGAGGATGACATCAGCCTCCACAGTGATGGCGCCTCCTCCCTGCCTGCTGCCCTCGTTCATTTTTGGCGTACTCACTGCTGGTGGGAGACAGAGGGTCTGTGGATCATGCTGAGTGGGTGGACAAACTTGCTATTGCACTCGTCTCAATTTACCTacatgaagagaaaaacaaggaGGAAATTATACAAGAAAGAGGAGCCTTAAAGCTGTAAGCACTTCTGTGCTCCCTAAGGGGCGCCCTTTCTCTAATAAAAAGAGCTTggaaactgaaatataaaggaaaaaatgactTTGTGCTAGTATAATTCTCTCCTCTATAAATGGGGCATCAATGCAGTTGAAAAGGCTGCATCAGCACCAAACTTAAAATTAACTTTATATGTAGTTTAATCAAGACACAGAAACCCAACATGCTTCTTGTTGCTGTAAATGGCATGACCTACTGCAATAATCACCCAGTCTGTCCATTATTTGTGTTAATCTGGAGGCACAGAGAGCGCATGCGCAACTGCTGCTGAGCTGATGGAGGAATTAATCTCTAACATTACTGAGAAAGGGCGTTGTAATCACAGCATAACACTTGTTTTATACGTTATTTCTTAATGTCACTCAGAAAGGCGGTTTAGCCTCATGTCACATCTAAAAAATGTGGGAGTATTAACACAGaattcattttaatcaaattagaTGGACGTATAAGGGTTTAAGTCTATTGACTGTGTAATTTGACTTACCTGTCTATCCTCGTTGGAATTAAACAGCTAGGAAGCAGCAGTTACCCTGCCAGTCTCCCCACAAAGCTAGGTTACGTAAGGTAGTCGCAATCCTGATGAAGCAGCCGGGCTGTGCTCCCCTGGATGACTTTAATTCACCGATAACCGCAGCTGCTGCTTTATCCCACCCGTTTCCCTTTTATCCATCAAACCCCTCAGCTGTTGTCTCCTGCACTGTAGCCTTCCCTGGTTCAGACACGAAGGCGAGCTGCTCAAATAGCCACTCCAGGTCGTACCTTCTCCATATCAACCGACTGATTTCCTCCTGTGGAAGTGAAGATAACAGCCGCGCACGTTCAACGTCTTCTCCTCCTGGAAGCACGAGCCGTCCACCGCAGACAGGCTCACAGGAAAACCAGCACGCGGACCTGCCAGGACTGtgattttgttgtcttttttacaGTTGACTACAGTGAGGTGGTTGTCATTGATCTAAACCACGCCCCATCTGTCGGTATTAACCCTACACTCAACAGCGGGAGCACGAGGCTCCATCTGTTGTGCGCGCGCCTGATACTTCATACAGATGCGACATTCCTTTACGCATCACTCCCGTCCTGGGTACCACGATGGGTGGGGTGAGCATGGAGGGATCAGAGGATGAAATAAATGGGAAATCCCCATACATCCCTTACTGACATGACACAAACCCCGTTCGAGTACATTTTATCACAAAGGTGCAAACCCTAATGTAAACTAGGCCCACAATAGATAACACCTATTAGATTCATACAGCACacattaaataaagttaaagccCCCCACCCACACATGTGGAAACTCCTTAAAGGCAACAGGAAACCCTGCATATTAAAATACAGCcctatttttttaacattaatgtattttatatgtATGTTGTACTAAGAAACACTATGTTTCACtatatttctacatttaaaaacaatcaaaaatatgTAGGCTGTCACTGTTGTACAGCACTTTAGGTGAGATCTGTCAGAGTGgaaataaatgctaaaactttcacaataaaataagattaaacttccagttaaggttagggttaaggtaaaggttaggctaccaaaagttaaaagtcaaaaacctgacctgcaaaccAAGTAACAAAACGTTTAATAAAGTTGAcaaaacagtctgtttacaggaaaaagcctgttgtccatgaaaacactctaacacagATAATGCTAAAGCTAGCGAAGATATTTTAGCTATGTAGAGAACATAGCTATGTCGGTAACATAGTcacataactaacatagctacattagatatgtagataatgtagctttgATAGTTATGTAGATGATGTGGCtgcataggtaatgtagctgcATAACAATCATAGCttaggctaaagctaacaaagctatgtagctaatgtagctaaataatCAACCTAGCTAAAGAAACTAcgtaatgtagctatgtaagtaatgtagctacataaccaACATATTTAAAGCTTAATCAAACAaaactacattagctacatttgaTTATGCTgtgacctgttttagaagtagttttGCAAACGGTGGCTTGCTTTGGCTTTGTTAgcctttagctttagctaatatagctacttAGGCTTATGTAGTAACTAAACTCTGTAGCTAGTtaggctatgttagctttagctaaaactaatggagctaaagcaagccaccatttgCATAAATAGTTCTAAAACAGGTGTACACATAATTTAGTCCAAGATTAGacctcttttatttttgttttgttaatgttcttttgtctgtaACGTTTGCAATTTGTAGTTATTAAAGgctgtgttagttttagctaaagctaacagagctaaagtgagccaccatttgtgtaaatagttctaaaacaggtctatacaatATTTAGTCCGTGATTAGACctcttatcatttttttttgttttgttaatgttttttttttgtctgtaatgtttgcaatgtagtcATTAATGAATGTAATTACCAGGCATGTATCATGAATCAAATtgaattaaaatcattttaaaaaaccttGTACCAGCATATTATGTCCCTTATGTTCCAACAGAGGCActgtctc
This genomic window from Cheilinus undulatus linkage group 18, ASM1832078v1, whole genome shotgun sequence contains:
- the LOC121526709 gene encoding kelch repeat and BTB domain-containing protein 11, which produces MNEGSRQGGGAITVEADVILHAVNPDLITPSDKDGKSCPSYVQEFLKDTKDFSPPPVFEKEYLLDGTPMENNHVAHHQGNGSCILRTENFTIPNSKGAPDLSSYADPAGTNHISAVQQNCTSSEIHNGARSKVSHSADSTICSPSQAKKETEWSGLESNFVRRDSNQENKMTKKEPDLVIEVGGQKINAHKSVLAEKSDYFKARLSRDILKVKGVSYKTLSTLIDYVYTSKMNVSKDNVVDVITGAKILQIPCAVQAAMDSMSAQITAENCYEILTIAKKQRLSELKETAYAFMSDNFLQILKDPAVYGRLTGSERDLILKKRMEGRKTLMAAEINDVFDRVGSRPPSRCGSRPQSPLSVGSLEENHMIYYFNETANDWRPLTAMPEDINTKGCGICTMYNYLFVAGGIKGYGDKGKVSDKVFCYNPITNRWAEVRPLIQARAQLKLVSMDGYLYAIGGECLFTVEKYDPRMDRWTTVAPLPKGAFAVAHEATTCSGELYVSGGSLFYRLLKYDTKRDEWQECPYNNSRKKSSDMVALKSFIYRFDVNKEQGINVFKYNTIVKMWHDCASQRLGSHLPFRCAVIGNCIYCVNKSQTLQFVVEEENAYFVEEPLRAPLEAKGVLFPFVLTLPEKPDRVT